The following are from one region of the Petrotoga mobilis SJ95 genome:
- a CDS encoding radical SAM protein has translation MSFRYLYGPVPSRRLGRSLGVSPIPPKTCNFSCVYCQLGRTTNMTNQRQEFFNLQDILEEFKAYIKSGVSQFDFVTIVGEGEPLLYSRIGELIKSIKAYVDKPVAVITNGALLCEEKVREELNESDLVMPTLDAYDQITFKKINRPHKSISFDSYVDGLISFSKNFKGKIWMEFMMIKGLNDDEESLRKIKEIFNRISYDRLYINLPMRPPAEDWVTVPEKEKIELAQNILGGISLDFLEEEDFYSSIEDDLEAILSIIKRHPMNQHEIESFLDQRKCENKNEIFEKLEKDENVEKVQYFGLNVYRLTSVRR, from the coding sequence ATGAGTTTTCGATATTTATACGGTCCTGTACCTTCTCGAAGATTGGGAAGATCCTTAGGAGTAAGCCCAATACCTCCAAAAACTTGTAATTTTTCTTGTGTATACTGTCAGTTAGGAAGAACAACTAACATGACAAACCAAAGACAAGAATTTTTTAATTTGCAAGATATTTTGGAAGAGTTTAAAGCTTATATTAAAAGCGGTGTATCCCAGTTTGATTTTGTAACTATAGTTGGTGAAGGTGAACCATTATTATACTCTAGAATTGGTGAACTAATAAAATCAATAAAAGCTTATGTTGATAAGCCTGTTGCTGTAATTACAAATGGAGCTCTACTTTGTGAAGAAAAAGTAAGAGAAGAATTAAATGAGAGCGATCTTGTAATGCCAACACTGGATGCTTATGATCAAATAACCTTTAAAAAAATAAATAGACCTCATAAAAGTATATCTTTTGATTCTTACGTGGATGGGTTGATAAGTTTTTCTAAAAACTTTAAAGGTAAAATCTGGATGGAATTTATGATGATAAAAGGGCTAAATGATGATGAAGAATCTTTAAGGAAAATCAAAGAAATATTTAATAGAATAAGTTATGATAGATTGTATATAAATTTACCAATGAGACCCCCAGCGGAAGATTGGGTAACAGTTCCAGAAAAAGAAAAAATTGAGCTAGCGCAAAATATCTTAGGAGGCATATCCCTTGATTTTTTAGAAGAAGAAGATTTTTACAGTTCTATAGAAGACGATTTGGAAGCTATCTTAAGTATAATAAAAAGACATCCGATGAATCAGCATGAAATCGAAAGTTTTTTGGATCAAAGAAAATGTGAAAATAAAAATGAAATTTTTGAAAAATTAGAGAAAGATGAAAACGTTGAAAAAGTACAGTATTTTGGATTAAATGTATATAGGTTAACATCTGTGAGGAGGTAA
- a CDS encoding energy-coupling factor transporter transmembrane component T family protein yields MLLDNVALGRYVELDSLMHSLDPRGKLLGLFVLAGFAFSINSFYDVLIMSSYTLVLMLLSKLSLKYYMKSLKSIWFIVIFAFVIQLFTIGGNTLFKIGFIRITDTGLFNAAIITFRILFAVLLSSVLTLTTSPTSLAHALEDVLRWFFVPKRFAHEISMVMTIAIRFIPVIANEADRIMKAQLSRGANFDDRKFSGRIRGAISIIIPLLVSALRRAEDLSIAMEARGYNGWEGRTRFKQFNWKIKDTVFLISFCLVCFTIIFI; encoded by the coding sequence ATGCTTTTGGATAATGTTGCCTTGGGAAGGTACGTTGAATTAGACTCATTGATGCATTCACTGGATCCAAGGGGAAAACTTTTAGGGTTGTTTGTTTTGGCAGGATTTGCTTTTTCTATAAACAGTTTTTATGATGTTTTGATTATGTCTTCTTATACTTTGGTTTTGATGTTGTTATCTAAACTAAGCTTGAAGTATTATATGAAATCCTTAAAATCAATATGGTTCATAGTCATCTTTGCTTTTGTAATTCAGTTATTCACAATAGGAGGGAACACACTTTTTAAAATCGGGTTTATCAGAATAACAGATACCGGTTTGTTTAATGCCGCTATAATTACCTTCAGAATATTATTTGCAGTTTTATTATCTTCTGTTCTCACGTTAACTACTTCTCCTACCTCTTTAGCTCATGCTCTAGAAGATGTCTTGAGATGGTTTTTTGTACCTAAAAGATTTGCTCATGAAATATCGATGGTAATGACGATTGCTATAAGGTTCATCCCTGTAATTGCAAATGAAGCAGATCGTATAATGAAAGCACAATTAAGTAGGGGGGCAAATTTTGATGATAGAAAATTTTCTGGAAGGATTAGAGGGGCTATATCTATAATTATTCCCTTGTTGGTATCTGCTCTGAGAAGGGCTGAAGATTTGAGTATTGCTATGGAAGCAAGAGGATACAATGGTTGGGAAGGGAGGACGAGGTTTAAGCAGTTTAATTGGAAAATAAAAGATACTGTTTTCCTCATTTCTTTTTGTTTAGTATGTTTCACTATTATTTTTATTTAA
- a CDS encoding type I phosphomannose isomerase catalytic subunit, translating into MQISEPLISKPIFSEKIWGNNELNRIFNCEKTQPIGEAWLYSPLTGFETVLYGKNSQKEYGNASELFPNFPLLLKLIATSSWLSIQLHPDDTMAKQLENEPWGKSEAWYFLKDNGQIKVSNNNKHILQAFDDNRWDEVLENYEMNKFDSIFIPAGTVHTLGPNSLLLEIQQSSDLTYRLYDWGRPREIHIDKSKKVLNNIHTSYSISRKTEGLCTKYFSFSRFANQNKKGFGVYVNLKSYETIVLPEELNYNFKGEFVEFKLNENGWKSLL; encoded by the coding sequence ATGCAGATATCGGAGCCGCTTATTTCAAAACCTATTTTTAGTGAAAAAATTTGGGGAAATAATGAATTGAACAGAATTTTCAACTGTGAAAAAACCCAACCAATAGGGGAAGCCTGGCTTTATTCTCCTCTAACTGGATTTGAAACCGTCTTGTATGGAAAAAATAGCCAAAAAGAATATGGCAATGCAAGTGAACTTTTCCCAAATTTTCCTTTGTTGCTAAAATTAATCGCAACCTCATCCTGGCTTTCCATACAATTACACCCGGATGATACAATGGCTAAACAATTAGAAAACGAACCATGGGGAAAATCAGAAGCATGGTATTTCCTAAAAGATAATGGCCAAATTAAAGTTTCAAATAATAACAAACATATTTTGCAAGCTTTTGATGATAATCGATGGGATGAAGTACTAGAAAATTACGAAATGAACAAATTCGATTCCATCTTTATACCTGCAGGAACTGTTCACACCTTAGGTCCTAACAGCCTTTTACTGGAAATACAGCAAAGCTCAGATTTAACTTATAGATTATACGACTGGGGAAGACCTCGAGAAATCCATATTGATAAATCTAAAAAAGTTCTTAACAACATTCACACCAGTTACTCTATTTCAAGGAAGACCGAAGGTTTATGTACTAAATACTTTAGCTTTTCCAGATTTGCCAACCAAAATAAAAAAGGGTTTGGCGTATATGTTAACTTAAAAAGCTATGAAACAATAGTACTTCCAGAAGAATTAAATTATAATTTTAAAGGTGAATTTGTGGAATTTAAATTAAACGAAAATGGCTGGAAATCACTTTTATAA
- a CDS encoding 2-oxoacid:acceptor oxidoreductase subunit alpha has product MNKTINEDVSIVLSGEAGQGIQTIEGLLTFILKREGYYVFATKEYMSRIRGGSNSTEIRVSSKPVKSYVDKIDILIPLTKSSVEHLGDRVTEDTLIIADNDSLNLKNKNLFNVPILSIAKEIGNEIYANIVAVGVILGLFKINKQTIEEYLKERFGDKGEKIVSDNIKAASEGYKLGKDFSESGEIKIKISANENLKDDLLISGTDAVSLGALAGNCDSIFSYPMTPGSGVLVDLANFSENFDILVEQAEDEIAAINMAIGGWYAGARSMVTTSDGGFALMEEGLSLAGMIESPLVIHLAQRPAPATGLPTRTAQEGLNLVIHAGHGEFPRLVLAPGSLEQAFYLTQKAFNIADKYQIPVFILTDQFFVDSYYNVKKLDLSKIENKKYFVETTEDYKRYDLSKAKNGVPPRGIPNYGNGLVVVDSDEHDEEGHITEELDIRIKMVEKRLKKFEALKEDFISPEFYGNDNYKYLVVCWGSNYNVVKEALENIDNKDLAMLHFSQVYPIPENAVEFLEKAEKIIDVENNATGQFAKLIRAETGIKIDSKILKFNGMPFSVEELTAKIREELQ; this is encoded by the coding sequence ATGAATAAAACTATCAATGAAGATGTGTCAATCGTCTTATCCGGTGAAGCGGGTCAAGGGATTCAAACGATAGAAGGATTGTTAACATTTATTCTCAAAAGGGAAGGTTATTACGTATTTGCCACAAAAGAGTACATGTCTAGGATTAGAGGTGGAAGTAATTCAACTGAAATAAGGGTAAGCTCTAAACCTGTAAAAAGTTACGTCGACAAAATAGATATACTCATACCTCTTACAAAAAGTTCTGTTGAACATCTTGGAGACAGAGTGACTGAAGATACCCTTATCATAGCTGACAACGATTCTTTGAATTTAAAAAACAAAAATCTTTTCAACGTCCCCATCCTCTCTATCGCAAAAGAAATAGGTAATGAAATATATGCAAATATAGTTGCCGTTGGTGTAATTTTGGGTCTTTTCAAAATAAACAAACAAACTATAGAAGAGTATCTAAAAGAAAGATTTGGAGATAAGGGAGAAAAAATTGTTTCAGATAACATAAAAGCAGCTTCAGAAGGTTACAAATTAGGAAAAGACTTTTCTGAAAGTGGAGAGATAAAAATAAAAATCTCTGCAAATGAAAATCTAAAAGACGATCTATTAATTAGCGGAACCGATGCGGTATCTCTAGGAGCGTTAGCTGGCAATTGTGATTCGATTTTTTCATATCCAATGACACCTGGATCGGGAGTTCTAGTTGATTTAGCCAATTTTTCAGAAAATTTCGATATTTTAGTCGAACAAGCTGAGGATGAAATTGCTGCAATCAATATGGCAATAGGTGGATGGTACGCAGGAGCAAGATCAATGGTGACTACTTCTGACGGAGGATTTGCTTTAATGGAAGAAGGACTTTCTCTAGCTGGAATGATCGAATCACCGTTAGTAATTCACTTAGCCCAAAGGCCTGCCCCTGCAACAGGTTTACCAACGAGAACCGCTCAAGAAGGTTTAAATCTTGTTATACACGCTGGACATGGGGAATTTCCAAGGTTGGTCTTAGCTCCTGGCAGCCTTGAACAAGCCTTCTATTTAACTCAAAAGGCTTTTAATATTGCAGATAAATATCAAATCCCCGTATTCATTTTGACAGATCAATTTTTTGTTGATTCGTATTATAACGTTAAAAAGTTGGACCTTTCCAAAATTGAAAATAAAAAATATTTTGTAGAAACTACTGAAGATTATAAAAGATATGATCTTTCGAAAGCAAAAAACGGAGTTCCACCAAGAGGTATACCTAACTATGGTAATGGATTAGTTGTTGTAGATAGTGATGAACATGACGAGGAAGGTCATATAACGGAAGAGTTGGATATCCGAATTAAAATGGTGGAAAAAAGACTCAAAAAATTTGAGGCTTTAAAGGAAGATTTTATTTCTCCCGAATTCTATGGAAATGATAACTACAAATATCTCGTCGTATGTTGGGGTTCAAATTATAATGTCGTCAAAGAAGCTCTAGAAAATATAGATAACAAGGATCTTGCTATGCTTCATTTTAGCCAAGTTTATCCCATCCCGGAAAATGCGGTTGAATTTTTAGAGAAGGCAGAAAAAATAATTGATGTTGAAAATAATGCCACAGGGCAATTTGCAAAGTTAATAAGAGCAGAAACTGGCATAAAAATAGATAGTAAAATATTAAAATTCAATGGAATGCCATTTTCAGTTGAAGAGTTAACCGCTAAGATAAGGGAGGAGTTGCAATGA
- a CDS encoding thiamine pyrophosphate-dependent enzyme has product MSERKNMFTLENEKELDIAWCPGCGNFGILNILKKALEEMEEITPNNFVLVSGIGQAAKIPHYFKNNAFNGLHGRTLPVAFAIKATNPDLYVVAESGDGDMYGEGGNHFIHNMRRNINITNIVHDNRVYGLTKGQASPTSQHGMVTPVQVNGVILNPFNPIAVAIANGATFVARAFVGDMQNTKEVIKKAIRHNGYALIDLFQPCVTFNKINTYAWFNEHTYKLGEDYDPSDKIQALQIAFQEDKIPLGIIYEEKSKPTFEEQLTIYKQNKDPLFKRSIDLNKLEDFINSMR; this is encoded by the coding sequence ATGAGCGAAAGAAAAAATATGTTTACTCTAGAAAATGAAAAAGAATTAGACATAGCTTGGTGTCCAGGCTGTGGAAATTTTGGAATACTGAATATATTAAAAAAAGCCTTGGAAGAAATGGAGGAAATAACTCCCAACAATTTTGTACTCGTTTCAGGAATAGGACAGGCAGCAAAAATACCCCATTACTTTAAAAACAATGCTTTTAATGGCCTTCATGGTAGAACCTTACCCGTGGCCTTTGCCATAAAAGCGACTAATCCAGATTTATACGTAGTAGCTGAAAGTGGAGATGGAGATATGTACGGTGAAGGTGGCAACCATTTTATCCACAATATGAGAAGGAACATTAACATCACAAACATAGTTCACGATAATAGAGTCTATGGACTAACGAAAGGCCAGGCTTCTCCTACTTCACAGCATGGAATGGTCACCCCTGTTCAAGTAAATGGAGTAATACTGAACCCCTTCAATCCTATTGCTGTTGCTATAGCTAACGGAGCCACATTTGTGGCACGAGCTTTTGTGGGTGATATGCAAAACACGAAAGAAGTCATTAAAAAGGCTATTAGGCATAATGGCTATGCGCTAATTGATTTGTTTCAACCATGTGTGACATTCAATAAAATAAATACTTACGCTTGGTTTAATGAACATACTTACAAATTAGGGGAAGATTATGATCCATCAGATAAAATACAAGCTCTACAAATAGCTTTTCAAGAGGACAAAATCCCTCTAGGTATAATATATGAAGAAAAGAGTAAGCCAACTTTTGAAGAACAATTGACTATTTATAAGCAAAACAAAGATCCGCTTTTTAAAAGAAGCATAGATTTAAACAAATTAGAAGATTTCATAAACTCAATGAGATGA
- a CDS encoding peroxiredoxin — protein MALKVGDLAPDFKLKDQNGDDNSLSGFKGKKVLLSFHPLAWTGVCETQMKNLDLKYDELGKLNVVPLGISVDASPSKKAWAQNMKINKLKLLSDFWPHGEVARKYGIFDEENGFSKRANFLIDEEGKIEFVKVYELRDQPDLNEIMNYIKR, from the coding sequence ATGGCATTGAAAGTTGGAGATTTGGCTCCAGATTTTAAATTGAAAGATCAAAACGGTGATGATAATTCTTTATCTGGTTTTAAAGGAAAAAAGGTTTTGCTTTCCTTTCATCCTTTAGCATGGACAGGGGTTTGCGAAACCCAGATGAAAAACTTGGATTTAAAGTATGACGAATTGGGAAAACTCAACGTTGTACCTTTGGGAATTAGCGTTGATGCATCACCTTCAAAAAAAGCATGGGCTCAAAATATGAAAATCAACAAACTTAAACTTTTGTCAGATTTTTGGCCTCATGGAGAAGTTGCTAGAAAATATGGTATATTCGATGAAGAAAACGGTTTTTCCAAAAGAGCGAATTTTTTAATCGACGAAGAAGGAAAAATTGAATTTGTAAAAGTTTACGAATTAAGAGATCAACCAGATTTAAATGAAATTATGAATTATATCAAAAGATGA
- a CDS encoding DUF192 domain-containing protein — protein sequence MKKISFTLLILMIISTNLFSQTINIPEFPKGTLTISQEGSSVTIPIEIANTNELREFGLMYREDIPEDYGMLFVFPSPGIRSFWMKNTFVELDIAFIDANGTILDIQNMKPCEESPCPIYIIYTPFKFALEVKAGFFDRYGFTEGAKIEWSLKE from the coding sequence ATGAAGAAAATTTCTTTCACCCTTTTAATTTTGATGATTATTTCAACCAATTTATTTAGTCAAACGATTAATATACCAGAATTTCCAAAAGGGACTCTAACCATTTCACAAGAGGGAAGTAGTGTAACAATCCCTATTGAAATTGCTAATACGAACGAATTAAGAGAATTCGGTCTGATGTACAGGGAAGATATTCCTGAAGATTATGGAATGCTTTTTGTTTTCCCAAGTCCTGGAATAAGAAGCTTTTGGATGAAAAATACCTTTGTTGAACTCGACATTGCTTTTATAGATGCCAATGGAACAATATTGGATATACAAAACATGAAACCTTGTGAAGAATCACCCTGCCCTATTTACATAATTTACACACCTTTCAAATTTGCTTTAGAAGTAAAAGCAGGTTTCTTTGATCGATACGGATTCACCGAAGGGGCAAAAATTGAGTGGTCACTAAAGGAATGA
- a CDS encoding glycine betaine ABC transporter substrate-binding protein: MKKILISVLIILFGMNYIYAAEKVVVGAKAFTEGYILSSMVSLLLQGNGIDVEEKFGLSSFPLRKAMETGQVDAYVDYTGTAWAAYFRHTENIYDPEELFDLVAKEDLEKHNIVWLDMINFNNTYGLAVRSSFARENGIQSLSDLADYINSGKGKDLIFGVNPEYYERSDGIFAVMDTYNMNLPKNNVRTMEAGLTYEALARKNIDVAMIYSTDAQILRFDLVILEDDKSFFPHYNPSVLVRKETIDEYPEIREILKPLTLYLNEDIIIRLNYLVDFEGLEPEIVARKYLQGLGLIK, encoded by the coding sequence ATGAAAAAAATACTTATTTCGGTACTTATTATTTTGTTTGGTATGAACTATATCTATGCAGCTGAAAAGGTAGTTGTAGGAGCAAAAGCTTTTACAGAAGGTTATATATTGTCAAGCATGGTTTCTTTACTTCTTCAAGGGAATGGGATTGATGTAGAAGAAAAATTTGGACTATCCTCTTTTCCGCTACGCAAGGCCATGGAAACCGGTCAAGTTGACGCTTATGTAGATTACACAGGAACTGCTTGGGCAGCATATTTTAGACATACAGAAAACATATATGATCCCGAGGAACTGTTTGATTTAGTAGCAAAAGAAGACTTAGAGAAACACAACATCGTGTGGTTAGATATGATCAATTTTAATAATACTTATGGTTTGGCGGTACGAAGCTCTTTTGCTAGAGAAAACGGAATACAAAGTTTAAGTGACTTGGCTGATTATATTAATTCGGGAAAAGGAAAGGATTTAATTTTTGGAGTTAATCCAGAATATTATGAAAGAAGCGATGGAATCTTTGCGGTTATGGATACATACAATATGAATCTGCCAAAAAATAATGTGAGAACTATGGAAGCAGGGTTAACATATGAGGCCTTAGCACGTAAAAATATTGATGTGGCTATGATATATTCTACCGATGCGCAAATCTTACGTTTTGATTTAGTGATTTTAGAAGATGATAAATCTTTCTTTCCACACTACAATCCTTCCGTTTTGGTTAGAAAGGAAACAATAGATGAATACCCTGAAATAAGAGAAATTTTAAAACCATTGACATTGTATTTAAATGAGGATATAATTATAAGGCTGAACTACTTGGTTGATTTTGAAGGTTTAGAACCAGAAATTGTTGCCAGAAAATATCTACAAGGTTTAGGCCTTATTAAATAG
- a CDS encoding alpha-amylase family protein yields MPILSELNKYLQSKISQGKDDYAIPKRWMPPNYTGKVKLAGRKFFVNPYEFISNIIDNLLKNAGKDVDYSKPLSFIKNVKEPDWIRTSILYSAHVRATAAYVHDQTTLFVPIDEKGYTESGTFLKMLMLIPYFSTYKVDSIYLLPITQASSKFKKGEVGSPYAVKNFFSVEKDYHDTLLENEFTPNEEFGAFVEAAHMAGMRVLLDFVPRTGSRDNDLILEHPEWFYWIDIDEMNGFAPPKVEGLGFVQPSKENLKIVYNDEQVKNHLKKFRWDPRTQNPQKWENFIKLNKDNPDFLDEIAREFKVITVPGFSDWINDPQPAWEDVTFLRLYLSHPEEALKYIDETNQPPYVLFDVVKSSLFPGKEKNAELWNLIANIIPFYQKNFGIDGARLDMGHALPDELEAEIIKRAKEYDPAFVIIAEELNMDNHLKAKKSGYDGILGNSWWAEPRIKEGWFKKFISEVAPKLSLPTFATAETPDTPRAVTREGEETFSKLTAVVNTFMPNGITFINSGYELFEPQPMNTGLDVEDPVEERFKNLPSTDQFYGKLAFFDWYVLHWDTDHHMVKLLSLLGTLKEEVKDLLKNSNNYHFIDFSDDASAMFWWNGEKGVVIAINTNFKNPYFFDIDLGYYTWKSEHNIQTKLENYRRGESSWNVQDAHLRVTINPGEARVFFVY; encoded by the coding sequence ATGCCTATTCTATCTGAACTTAATAAATACTTACAAAGTAAAATCTCACAGGGTAAAGACGATTATGCAATACCGAAAAGATGGATGCCACCTAATTATACCGGTAAAGTTAAACTAGCTGGGAGGAAATTTTTTGTTAATCCCTATGAGTTTATATCCAACATAATCGATAATCTATTAAAAAATGCTGGAAAAGATGTGGATTACAGCAAACCCCTTTCTTTCATTAAAAATGTTAAAGAACCTGATTGGATAAGAACGAGCATACTTTATTCTGCTCACGTACGAGCTACAGCTGCATATGTTCATGATCAAACTACTTTATTCGTTCCAATAGATGAAAAAGGTTATACTGAATCGGGTACATTCCTAAAAATGTTGATGTTAATCCCTTATTTTTCTACGTACAAAGTCGATAGTATATACTTACTTCCAATAACTCAAGCCAGCAGTAAATTTAAAAAAGGTGAAGTTGGTTCGCCTTATGCAGTTAAAAATTTCTTCTCTGTAGAAAAAGATTATCACGACACACTTTTGGAAAATGAATTCACCCCTAATGAAGAATTTGGAGCTTTTGTCGAAGCCGCTCATATGGCTGGAATGAGAGTCTTGTTGGATTTTGTACCAAGAACAGGATCAAGGGACAATGACCTTATTTTAGAACATCCCGAATGGTTCTATTGGATAGATATAGACGAAATGAACGGTTTTGCACCTCCTAAAGTTGAAGGTCTGGGATTTGTTCAACCGAGCAAAGAAAATTTAAAAATTGTGTACAATGACGAACAAGTCAAAAATCATCTTAAAAAATTTAGATGGGATCCAAGAACTCAGAACCCACAAAAATGGGAAAATTTTATAAAACTAAATAAAGACAACCCAGATTTTTTGGATGAAATAGCAAGAGAGTTTAAAGTAATAACCGTTCCAGGATTTTCAGATTGGATAAATGATCCCCAACCAGCATGGGAAGATGTCACTTTCTTAAGACTCTATCTTTCTCATCCAGAAGAAGCTCTAAAATATATAGACGAGACAAATCAACCTCCTTATGTGCTCTTCGACGTAGTTAAATCAAGTTTGTTCCCAGGGAAAGAAAAGAATGCCGAACTTTGGAACCTAATAGCAAATATTATTCCATTCTATCAAAAAAATTTCGGTATAGATGGTGCTAGGTTGGACATGGGTCACGCTCTACCTGATGAACTTGAAGCTGAAATTATAAAAAGGGCAAAAGAATACGACCCTGCCTTTGTAATCATAGCTGAAGAATTGAACATGGACAATCATTTAAAAGCTAAAAAAAGTGGTTACGATGGAATTTTGGGAAATTCATGGTGGGCTGAGCCAAGAATAAAAGAAGGCTGGTTCAAAAAATTCATCTCAGAAGTAGCACCAAAATTATCTTTACCTACATTTGCAACGGCAGAGACACCAGATACCCCAAGAGCGGTTACAAGAGAAGGTGAAGAAACTTTCTCAAAATTGACAGCGGTGGTAAATACTTTCATGCCAAACGGAATAACATTTATAAACTCCGGATATGAGCTTTTTGAACCTCAACCTATGAACACAGGCTTAGATGTAGAAGATCCTGTGGAAGAAAGATTTAAAAATTTACCTTCAACAGATCAATTTTATGGCAAACTCGCATTCTTTGATTGGTATGTCCTACACTGGGATACAGACCATCATATGGTGAAATTACTTTCCTTATTAGGCACACTAAAAGAGGAAGTCAAAGATCTTTTGAAAAATTCTAACAATTACCATTTTATTGATTTTTCTGATGACGCAAGTGCGATGTTTTGGTGGAACGGAGAAAAAGGAGTTGTAATAGCTATCAATACTAACTTTAAAAATCCTTATTTCTTCGATATAGACCTTGGATATTATACCTGGAAAAGTGAGCATAACATACAAACAAAATTGGAAAATTACAGAAGAGGCGAAAGCTCTTGGAACGTTCAGGATGCACATTTAAGAGTAACAATCAATCCAGGGGAAGCCAGAGTTTTTTTTGTATATTAA